One Natrinema marinum genomic window carries:
- a CDS encoding ABC transporter substrate-binding protein: MDRRTYLGGVAAGAALGIAGCVGGSSSESGELEVLHGWTGGDGAAAVDALTSAFEETHSDVPADFQAVGGDGNVELNTTVLRRLSNSNPMSSFANWPGKNLNRYDGALMDLEEDVWEAEGYKDSMQDRVVDICTYNDKMPAVPIGSHRMNNLFYNTAAFDAAGIDAESLGSVPDLLDALETIDQNTEYTPFAHGMRAPFLGLQTWAQILTSQSGVDAYMNFIEGNGDRGKIIDALETLREIQQNYITEDASSIGYTEAAQKLIGDKAACIHGGNWLYGMFRADDDFNFGEEWDWVPFPGTEGLYFYHVDAFVTPSNNPSREETVTWQKFVGTKEAQIAFNNLKGSVPLRTDIDPSELTDFLALTYEDLTDSEAYPPTIAHGLALDPESMNACKSAIGNNFSNPYDAEATADGLLEAASQ; the protein is encoded by the coding sequence ATAGACAGACGAACGTATCTCGGTGGCGTCGCGGCTGGCGCTGCACTCGGGATCGCAGGCTGTGTCGGCGGTAGCAGCAGCGAATCGGGTGAACTCGAGGTACTGCACGGCTGGACGGGCGGCGACGGCGCGGCCGCCGTCGACGCGCTGACGAGCGCGTTCGAGGAGACGCACTCGGACGTGCCGGCGGACTTTCAGGCGGTTGGCGGTGACGGGAACGTCGAGTTGAACACCACCGTACTCCGTCGGTTGTCCAACTCGAACCCGATGAGCTCCTTCGCGAACTGGCCGGGGAAGAACCTGAACCGGTACGACGGCGCGCTGATGGACCTCGAGGAGGACGTCTGGGAGGCCGAGGGATACAAAGACAGCATGCAGGACCGAGTCGTCGACATCTGTACGTACAACGACAAGATGCCGGCGGTGCCGATCGGGTCCCACCGGATGAACAACCTGTTCTACAACACGGCGGCCTTCGACGCGGCGGGCATCGACGCCGAGAGCCTCGGGAGCGTCCCCGACCTCCTCGACGCGCTCGAGACGATCGATCAGAACACCGAGTACACACCGTTCGCACACGGGATGCGGGCGCCGTTCCTCGGACTCCAGACGTGGGCCCAGATCCTCACGAGTCAGAGCGGCGTCGACGCCTACATGAACTTCATCGAGGGCAACGGCGACCGCGGGAAGATCATCGACGCGCTCGAGACGCTCCGCGAGATCCAGCAAAACTACATCACCGAGGACGCCTCGTCGATCGGCTACACGGAGGCCGCTCAGAAGCTGATCGGTGACAAGGCCGCCTGTATTCACGGCGGGAACTGGCTCTACGGGATGTTCCGGGCGGACGACGATTTCAACTTTGGCGAGGAGTGGGACTGGGTCCCGTTCCCGGGCACCGAAGGGCTGTACTTCTACCACGTCGACGCGTTCGTCACGCCGTCGAACAACCCGAGCCGCGAGGAGACGGTCACGTGGCAGAAGTTCGTCGGGACGAAAGAGGCCCAGATCGCGTTCAACAACCTCAAGGGCTCGGTCCCGCTCCGGACCGACATCGATCCGAGCGAGTTGACGGACTTCCTGGCGCTGACCTACGAGGACCTCACCGACTCCGAGGCGTATCCGCCGACGATCGCTCACGGCCTCGCCCTCGACCCCGAATCGATGAACGCCTGCAAGAGCGCTATTGGGAACAACTTCTCGAACCCGTACGACGCCGAAGCAACCGCGGACGGCTTGCTCGAGGCGGCCTCCCAGTAG
- a CDS encoding MBL fold metallo-hydrolase, which produces MREIATRTLAPGIHRIETVIDDKLHGYHVLEGADGPIVVDPGVVDAPTTVYRPFLEERGWSLADVSLAVITHADADHHGGNHELREHAPSVTLAAHDADADLMERTDRIMDERYAMFADEHGITYDDDTTDWLEGMMGPGERIDLRLRGGERLALADRELRLFHTPGHTRGHLALYDPTHDVVIGGDGVFGRGVFTVDGDYIQPPPYYRYPEYEDTIELLRTLEPDALSLTHYEVFEGDGVEDFLDESLAFASELDALALELVDKRGPITLREAIDAVVERRGSYGLDVDLAYSLSGHFDAHVEHGTLERTTADGVVAWRRS; this is translated from the coding sequence ATGCGAGAGATAGCGACACGGACGTTAGCGCCCGGAATCCACCGGATTGAGACCGTCATCGACGACAAACTGCACGGCTACCACGTCCTCGAGGGGGCCGACGGCCCGATCGTCGTCGACCCCGGCGTCGTCGACGCGCCGACGACGGTCTATCGGCCGTTTCTCGAGGAGCGCGGCTGGTCGCTTGCGGACGTTTCGCTCGCCGTCATCACCCACGCGGATGCCGACCACCACGGCGGCAACCACGAACTTCGCGAGCACGCCCCGTCGGTCACGTTGGCGGCCCACGACGCCGACGCGGACCTGATGGAGCGCACCGATCGGATTATGGACGAGCGCTACGCGATGTTCGCCGACGAGCACGGTATCACGTACGACGACGACACGACCGACTGGCTCGAAGGGATGATGGGACCCGGCGAACGGATCGACCTCCGGCTTCGAGGCGGAGAGCGACTGGCGCTCGCGGATCGGGAACTCCGGCTCTTCCACACGCCCGGACACACGCGCGGTCACCTGGCGCTGTACGACCCGACTCACGACGTCGTGATCGGCGGGGATGGGGTCTTCGGTCGCGGCGTGTTCACCGTCGACGGCGACTACATTCAGCCGCCGCCGTACTACCGGTATCCCGAGTACGAGGACACGATCGAACTGCTCCGAACCCTCGAGCCCGACGCGCTGTCGCTGACCCACTACGAGGTCTTCGAGGGCGACGGCGTCGAGGACTTCCTCGACGAATCGCTGGCGTTCGCGTCCGAACTCGACGCGCTGGCGCTCGAGCTCGTCGACAAGCGTGGGCCGATCACGCTGCGGGAGGCCATCGATGCCGTCGTCGAGCGACGCGGCAGCTACGGACTCGACGTCGACCTCGCGTACTCGCTCTCCGGCCACTTCGACGCCCACGTCGAGCACGGGACCCTCGAGCGAACGACGGCGGACGGCGTCGTCGCGTGGCGTCGGTCGTGA
- a CDS encoding MBL fold metallo-hydrolase gives MSRTNRSAAAGDGSQPPIHRLECSVDWPPGHAASYLLPGDERVLVDAGAIGDEAERELRNDLAAVDCEPSDIDHLLVTHAHSDHVGQVRTIREAGDVTVYAPELIKQRWDRSLEAVRDATRANLREAGVAPDRLEPSVDRLVEAHRSVREALPLEAVDVWIERGDRLAIGDFEIEPIYAPGHHVTHFCYGTTVADERVLLSGDVAIDPFRAAAIHVNFDDGVTESIDAFRDALERLQEYSFDRVYPGHGPVHDRFDAAVERSLADLEERIRRSFEALEPTGSTPVDVADAETDDPYERARVLPEIVGSLAHLEKRGRDRSDLVDDVRVYERVDNGDNV, from the coding sequence GTGTCACGGACGAACCGATCGGCGGCGGCCGGAGACGGCTCCCAGCCACCGATCCATCGCCTCGAGTGTTCGGTCGACTGGCCGCCCGGCCACGCCGCGTCGTATCTCCTGCCCGGCGACGAGCGCGTGCTCGTCGACGCGGGTGCGATCGGCGACGAGGCCGAACGCGAACTTCGCAACGACCTGGCGGCCGTCGACTGCGAGCCGAGCGATATCGACCACCTGCTGGTGACCCACGCCCACTCGGACCACGTCGGGCAGGTGCGGACAATCCGCGAAGCCGGCGACGTCACGGTCTACGCGCCGGAGCTGATCAAGCAGCGCTGGGATCGCAGCCTCGAGGCGGTCCGCGACGCGACGCGGGCGAACCTGCGCGAGGCCGGCGTCGCACCTGACCGGCTCGAGCCGTCGGTCGACCGCCTCGTCGAGGCCCATCGCTCCGTTCGGGAGGCACTGCCGCTCGAGGCGGTCGATGTCTGGATCGAACGAGGAGACCGGCTCGCGATCGGCGACTTCGAGATCGAACCGATATACGCGCCCGGCCACCACGTCACCCACTTCTGCTACGGGACGACCGTCGCCGACGAGCGTGTCCTCCTCTCGGGCGACGTGGCGATCGATCCGTTCCGCGCGGCGGCGATCCACGTGAACTTCGACGACGGCGTCACCGAGAGCATCGACGCCTTCCGCGACGCCCTCGAGCGCCTGCAGGAGTACTCGTTCGACCGTGTCTATCCCGGTCACGGCCCGGTCCACGATCGATTCGACGCAGCCGTCGAGCGATCGCTCGCCGACCTCGAAGAGCGGATTCGACGCAGTTTCGAGGCGCTCGAGCCGACCGGGAGCACCCCCGTCGATGTTGCGGACGCAGAGACCGACGACCCGTACGAGCGGGCGCGAGTGCTCCCCGAAATCGTCGGCTCGCTCGCCCACCTCGAGAAACGAGGGCGCGATCGCTCGGACCTCGTGGACGACGTGCGAGTCTACGAACGGGTCGACAACGGCGACAACGTCTGA
- a CDS encoding SDR family NAD(P)-dependent oxidoreductase: MVDYEHSPVTVSDKRAVVVGGTSGIGQAIALGFAEEGADVIATSRDETKVDETAAAIEERGVETARVTCDVTDPESLERVRETAVDEFGGIDIVVASQGAISRATVQDIADEEWDFVTDVALDGVRRVTQTFAPAMDEGGSIVNISSLSARLSMANLPAYTAAKGGVEAFTRASAKELAPDVRVNAIAPGFVITPQNAETYAEGTEKRTRIDDRTPLGRVAEREEIVGAAIYLGSDAASFVTGEIVTVDGGFADSAF, from the coding sequence ATGGTCGACTACGAACACAGTCCAGTGACCGTCAGCGACAAGCGGGCCGTCGTCGTCGGCGGCACCAGCGGTATCGGACAGGCGATCGCCCTCGGCTTCGCCGAAGAGGGAGCAGACGTTATCGCGACGAGTAGAGACGAAACGAAAGTCGACGAGACCGCGGCCGCGATCGAGGAGCGGGGCGTCGAGACGGCGCGGGTCACCTGCGACGTGACCGACCCCGAATCGCTCGAGCGCGTTCGCGAGACGGCCGTCGACGAGTTCGGCGGTATCGATATCGTCGTCGCATCTCAGGGGGCGATCTCTCGAGCGACGGTGCAGGACATCGCCGACGAGGAGTGGGACTTCGTCACCGACGTTGCGCTCGACGGCGTCCGTCGCGTCACCCAGACGTTCGCCCCCGCGATGGACGAGGGCGGTTCGATCGTCAACATCTCCTCGCTGTCGGCTCGGCTCTCGATGGCGAACCTACCGGCGTACACCGCGGCCAAAGGCGGCGTCGAAGCGTTCACGCGTGCGTCCGCGAAGGAACTTGCTCCCGATGTCCGGGTCAACGCGATCGCACCCGGATTCGTCATCACGCCGCAGAACGCCGAGACCTACGCCGAGGGAACGGAGAAGCGAACGCGCATCGACGATCGCACCCCGCTCGGCCGCGTCGCCGAGCGCGAGGAGATCGTCGGCGCGGCGATCTACCTCGGCAGCGACGCCGCCTCATTCGTCACCGGCGAGATCGTCACGGTCGACGGCGGCTTCGCGGACAGCGCGTTCTGA
- a CDS encoding carbohydrate ABC transporter permease encodes MATGDTTESTSVPTEEVVGWETKLRYFLNSDFVRSSPYWGIPFVLMGIAVYGGIGYNVVISLTDYAGLGRPSFSNLDLEMYTTALSNDAFREAAINNLVLLVAFTTISLALGLFLAILLDHGIRYKDKIQTIYLLPMALSFVVTAQLWLWMYNQESGVLTVIMETFGFEPINWLGNPEIALASVIFALVWQFSGYAMVVYLAGLQSIPTDQFEAAKVDGASTIRTYLRIIIPQLKESSVSAAVVLMVFALKAFTFLYALVGQYRPPNGTDILATLMVRQAFKFGKWAYAASIATMLLLLALGVIAPYLAYQHRQGSL; translated from the coding sequence ATGGCAACAGGAGACACGACCGAATCGACTTCAGTACCGACAGAGGAGGTGGTCGGTTGGGAGACGAAGCTCAGGTACTTCCTGAACAGCGACTTCGTCCGGTCGTCACCGTATTGGGGGATTCCGTTTGTTCTGATGGGAATCGCCGTCTACGGTGGCATCGGCTACAACGTCGTGATTTCGCTCACCGACTACGCCGGCCTCGGCCGGCCGTCGTTTTCGAACCTCGACCTCGAGATGTACACGACCGCCCTCTCGAACGACGCGTTCCGAGAGGCTGCGATAAACAACCTCGTCTTGCTCGTCGCCTTTACGACGATTTCGCTCGCCTTGGGGCTCTTCCTCGCGATCCTCCTGGATCACGGGATCCGATACAAGGACAAGATCCAGACGATCTATCTCCTCCCGATGGCGCTGTCGTTCGTCGTGACCGCCCAGCTCTGGTTGTGGATGTACAACCAGGAGAGCGGGGTACTGACGGTCATCATGGAGACGTTCGGATTCGAACCGATCAACTGGCTCGGAAACCCAGAGATCGCGCTCGCCTCGGTCATCTTCGCACTGGTCTGGCAGTTCAGCGGGTACGCGATGGTCGTCTATCTGGCGGGGCTCCAATCGATCCCGACCGACCAGTTCGAGGCGGCGAAAGTCGACGGGGCGAGCACGATCAGGACGTATCTGCGGATCATCATCCCGCAGCTAAAGGAGTCGTCGGTCAGCGCCGCCGTCGTCCTGATGGTGTTCGCCCTCAAGGCGTTTACCTTCCTCTATGCCCTCGTCGGCCAGTACCGGCCGCCCAACGGCACTGACATCCTCGCCACGCTGATGGTCCGCCAAGCGTTCAAGTTCGGGAAGTGGGCCTACGCGGCCTCGATCGCGACGATGTTGCTCTTGCTGGCCCTGGGGGTCATCGCACCGTATCTCGCCTATCAGCACCGACAGGGGAGTCTCTAA
- a CDS encoding carbohydrate ABC transporter permease, giving the protein MSRSTTDSNFDVASLVEDINLRRVGQYTLVVIFLGFFLVPLETGIMTALKTNEAVARSLPFAPPIGDGFTLENLQYAFSQLSRSFVNSLLMAIPATILNVLLASMAAYGLTMVNWRGQLAVLSLFLVGVFVPYQAVLVPLARFWNNLFPLARMLEPLFAAAPLFQSHHSELVPLIITHVAYGIPICTILFRSYYKSLPNSLVEAAKIDGASITKIYRRIVLPISKPMFAVVFIYQFTQIYNEFLFSFTLITGANHPAAPVTLILPAIGASTSGVDFGIRMSAAFLAALPTIILYVAFAEQFAEGLRTESG; this is encoded by the coding sequence ATGTCACGATCGACTACAGATTCGAATTTCGATGTCGCATCGCTCGTCGAAGACATTAATCTCAGACGCGTCGGCCAATACACGTTGGTCGTCATCTTCTTGGGGTTCTTCCTCGTCCCGCTCGAGACGGGGATCATGACGGCACTGAAGACGAACGAGGCCGTCGCCCGCTCGCTGCCGTTCGCGCCGCCGATCGGGGACGGATTCACGCTCGAGAACCTCCAGTACGCGTTTAGCCAGCTCTCGCGGTCGTTCGTGAACTCGCTGCTCATGGCGATTCCGGCGACGATCCTCAACGTGTTGCTGGCGAGCATGGCCGCCTACGGCCTCACGATGGTCAACTGGCGCGGCCAGTTGGCGGTCCTCTCGCTGTTCCTGGTTGGGGTCTTCGTGCCCTATCAGGCCGTGCTGGTGCCGCTGGCACGGTTCTGGAACAACCTCTTCCCGCTCGCGCGGATGCTCGAGCCGCTGTTCGCGGCCGCGCCGCTCTTCCAGAGCCACCACTCGGAGCTCGTCCCGCTGATCATCACCCACGTCGCGTACGGGATTCCGATCTGTACGATCCTGTTTCGGTCGTACTACAAGAGCCTCCCCAACTCGCTGGTGGAGGCGGCCAAGATCGACGGGGCGAGCATCACGAAGATCTACCGCCGCATCGTGTTACCGATCTCGAAGCCGATGTTCGCCGTGGTGTTCATCTACCAGTTCACCCAGATCTACAACGAGTTCCTGTTCTCCTTTACCCTCATCACGGGGGCGAATCACCCGGCGGCACCGGTGACGTTGATCCTGCCGGCGATCGGCGCGTCGACCTCCGGCGTCGACTTCGGCATCCGGATGTCGGCCGCGTTCCTCGCCGCCCTGCCGACGATCATCCTGTACGTCGCGTTCGCCGAACAGTTCGCGGAAGGACTGCGCACGGAGAGTGGATAA
- a CDS encoding MFS transporter, producing MSGPATTDARSYTSGEIRTIALAIISGIFFGGVATGVAFPTLPLLDERLVISALMLSVILSANRIARLVMNTPAGTIIDRVGARKPMIFGLFTQALAPFGYVLGLNAPPTILGSFPVFGEVSLPGIVFVCSRLFWGVGSAFVFIGAFATITSVTTAANRGRWIGYMRGGQSLGFPTGLVLGGLLTDLADMQTAFLVAGALALIAGTIATLVLPDVHGGAETRSASVRQLPSLLAGRPTVLVIGFGNFTVQFLWGGILLSTLARYASDHGLELALLGAAGVSGVVMALGVLMSGATTLATSRISDRMDDRTLLTVPAFLAIGAGFFLIATVPTIEALLVAIALAGGGVGVAAPALMAILGDLTPGDELGRMGGVYNVMGDIGLSLGPLVAIPAVDSGLGYQWTYVGCAALVASCLAAVSLPLLRNPAVSTTAVEAD from the coding sequence ATGAGCGGACCGGCAACGACGGACGCTCGGTCGTACACGTCCGGCGAGATCCGAACGATCGCGCTCGCGATCATCTCTGGGATTTTCTTCGGCGGCGTCGCGACGGGCGTCGCCTTTCCGACGCTCCCGCTGTTAGACGAGCGGCTGGTGATCAGCGCATTGATGCTGAGCGTGATCCTCTCGGCGAATCGGATCGCTCGGTTAGTGATGAATACGCCCGCGGGGACGATCATCGACCGCGTCGGTGCGCGCAAACCGATGATCTTCGGGCTGTTCACGCAGGCGCTTGCTCCGTTCGGTTACGTCCTCGGGCTGAACGCGCCGCCGACCATCCTCGGTTCGTTCCCCGTCTTCGGCGAGGTGTCGCTGCCGGGGATCGTCTTCGTCTGCTCGCGACTGTTCTGGGGCGTCGGTAGCGCGTTCGTCTTCATCGGCGCGTTCGCGACGATCACCTCCGTCACCACCGCTGCCAATCGGGGCCGGTGGATCGGCTACATGCGCGGCGGCCAGTCGCTCGGCTTCCCGACCGGACTCGTTCTCGGCGGTCTCCTGACCGATCTCGCCGATATGCAGACCGCCTTTCTCGTCGCCGGCGCGCTCGCGTTGATCGCCGGGACGATCGCGACGCTCGTCCTCCCGGACGTCCACGGCGGTGCCGAAACCCGATCGGCGAGCGTCCGCCAACTGCCGTCGCTGCTCGCGGGTCGCCCCACCGTCCTCGTGATCGGCTTCGGAAACTTTACCGTCCAGTTTCTCTGGGGCGGCATCCTCCTCTCGACGCTCGCCCGCTACGCGAGCGACCACGGCCTCGAGCTCGCGCTTCTCGGCGCGGCGGGCGTCAGCGGCGTCGTCATGGCACTGGGCGTGCTCATGTCGGGCGCGACGACGCTCGCGACCAGTCGAATCTCGGATCGGATGGACGACCGGACGCTGCTGACGGTGCCCGCGTTTCTGGCGATAGGGGCGGGCTTCTTCCTCATCGCAACCGTACCGACGATCGAAGCGTTGCTCGTCGCGATCGCGCTCGCCGGCGGCGGCGTGGGCGTCGCCGCGCCCGCGCTGATGGCGATTCTGGGCGATCTCACGCCCGGCGACGAGCTCGGTCGAATGGGCGGCGTCTACAACGTAATGGGCGACATCGGACTCAGTCTCGGCCCGCTGGTCGCGATTCCGGCCGTCGACAGCGGCCTCGGCTACCAGTGGACCTACGTCGGCTGTGCCGCCCTCGTCGCGAGCTGTCTGGCGGCCGTCTCGCTCCCCTTGCTCCGAAACCCAGCCGTCTCGACGACCGCCGTCGAAGCCGACTGA
- a CDS encoding zinc-dependent alcohol dehydrogenase: protein MRGLAKTSRSHGAMELVDLERPEPGPDEALIEVDYAGLCGSDAGIYEFESAFERMELPTVIGHEYTGRIVETGDDVSKFSVGDRVVERPIRGCGDCYQCEMGQENVCQNAVITGVDHDGAYEGYVAVPETALHPVPEGMDPKHAALVEPTSIGARAVIQNSRVKPGDRVMVAGPGPIGQLTAQIARAQGGEVVVAGVGQDADYRLPLAEELGFPTINVAGDDLEARRDELTDGVGYDVVFDTTGHPSGLTMAVDEVRKGGQIVLVGQTGETTMPYSPLVRAEIDLQCSYASMYEDFERSLRLIDSGDVDHATFLDDRFSLLEADDAFETFLAGGTCKPVFDVSVLRE from the coding sequence ATGCGCGGACTAGCCAAGACCAGTCGAAGCCACGGAGCCATGGAACTCGTCGACCTCGAGCGCCCCGAACCCGGACCGGACGAGGCGCTGATCGAAGTCGACTACGCGGGGCTATGCGGGAGCGACGCGGGGATCTACGAATTCGAGTCGGCGTTCGAGCGGATGGAGTTACCGACCGTCATCGGCCACGAGTACACCGGTCGCATCGTCGAGACCGGCGACGACGTATCGAAGTTCTCGGTCGGCGATCGGGTCGTCGAGCGTCCCATTCGGGGCTGTGGTGACTGCTACCAGTGCGAGATGGGCCAGGAGAACGTCTGCCAGAACGCCGTGATCACCGGCGTCGACCACGACGGCGCGTACGAGGGGTACGTCGCCGTCCCAGAGACAGCGCTTCACCCCGTCCCCGAGGGCATGGATCCGAAACACGCCGCGCTCGTCGAACCGACGAGCATCGGCGCTCGAGCGGTCATCCAGAACTCGCGCGTGAAACCCGGCGACCGCGTCATGGTCGCCGGCCCCGGTCCCATCGGCCAGCTGACGGCCCAGATCGCGCGAGCACAGGGCGGCGAGGTCGTCGTCGCCGGCGTCGGCCAAGACGCCGACTACCGGCTGCCGCTCGCCGAGGAGCTCGGCTTCCCGACGATCAACGTCGCGGGCGACGACCTCGAGGCGCGTCGCGACGAACTGACCGACGGCGTGGGCTACGACGTGGTCTTCGATACGACCGGCCATCCCTCCGGGCTGACGATGGCGGTCGACGAAGTTCGGAAGGGGGGCCAGATCGTCCTCGTCGGCCAGACCGGCGAGACGACGATGCCCTACTCGCCGCTCGTGCGCGCGGAGATCGACCTCCAGTGTTCGTACGCCTCGATGTACGAGGACTTCGAGCGCTCGCTGCGGTTGATCGACTCGGGCGACGTGGATCACGCGACCTTCCTCGACGACCGGTTCAGTCTGCTCGAGGCCGACGACGCGTTCGAGACCTTCCTCGCTGGCGGGACCTGCAAGCCGGTGTTCGACGTGTCGGTCCTTCGGGAGTAG
- a CDS encoding mandelate racemase/muconate lactonizing enzyme family protein has translation MDYRQLSDPNAEYTMRDLSAETMGVSADRGPRDVEITDVQTTIVDGNYPWTLVRVYTDAGLVGNGESYWGAGEQEIIERMAPFIEGENPLDIDRLYEHLVQKLSGEGSISGKAISAISGIELALHDVAGKILEVPAYQLIGGKYRDEMRVYCDCHTEEEADPDACADEAERVVEDLGYDALKFDLDVPSGHEKDRANRHLRNPEIEHKAEIVEKVTERVGDRADVAFDCHWSFSAGSAHRLAKRLEEYDVWWLEDPIPPENHDVQAEVTKRTATPITVGENVYRNHGNRRLLEEQALDIVAPDVPRVGGMRQTRKIADLADLYYVPVAMHNVSSPIGTMASIQVGAAIPNALAVEYHSYELGWWSDLVEEDIIHEGYAEVPEKPGLGVTLDLDAVEDHLADGAEMFDEA, from the coding sequence ATGGACTACAGACAGCTGTCCGACCCGAACGCAGAGTATACGATGCGCGACCTCTCCGCGGAGACGATGGGCGTCTCCGCCGACCGCGGCCCGCGCGACGTCGAGATCACGGACGTTCAGACGACCATCGTCGACGGCAACTACCCGTGGACGCTGGTACGCGTCTACACCGACGCGGGGCTCGTCGGCAACGGCGAGTCCTACTGGGGCGCAGGCGAACAGGAGATCATCGAGCGGATGGCCCCCTTCATCGAGGGCGAGAATCCGCTCGACATCGATCGGCTCTACGAACACCTCGTCCAGAAGCTCTCGGGTGAAGGCTCGATCTCCGGGAAAGCCATCTCGGCGATCTCCGGCATCGAACTCGCCTTGCACGACGTCGCCGGGAAGATTCTCGAGGTGCCGGCCTACCAGCTCATCGGGGGCAAGTACCGCGACGAGATGCGGGTCTACTGTGACTGCCACACCGAGGAGGAAGCCGACCCTGACGCCTGCGCGGACGAGGCCGAGCGCGTCGTCGAGGACCTGGGCTACGACGCCCTCAAATTCGACCTCGACGTTCCCAGCGGCCACGAGAAAGACCGCGCGAACCGTCATCTCCGAAACCCCGAGATCGAACACAAAGCAGAGATCGTCGAGAAAGTCACCGAGCGCGTCGGCGACCGCGCTGACGTAGCCTTCGACTGCCACTGGTCGTTCAGCGCCGGCAGCGCACACCGACTCGCGAAGCGACTCGAGGAGTACGATGTCTGGTGGCTCGAGGACCCGATCCCGCCGGAGAACCACGACGTGCAGGCGGAGGTCACCAAGCGGACGGCGACGCCGATCACCGTCGGCGAGAACGTCTACCGCAACCACGGCAACCGGCGACTGCTCGAGGAGCAGGCCCTCGACATCGTCGCGCCGGACGTGCCACGCGTCGGCGGGATGCGCCAGACGCGGAAGATCGCGGATCTGGCGGATCTGTACTACGTGCCGGTCGCGATGCACAACGTCTCCTCGCCGATTGGAACGATGGCGAGCATTCAGGTCGGCGCGGCGATTCCGAACGCACTGGCCGTCGAGTACCACTCCTACGAACTCGGCTGGTGGTCGGACCTGGTCGAGGAGGACATCATCCACGAGGGGTACGCCGAGGTGCCGGAGAAGCCGGGCCTGGGCGTGACGCTGGACCTCGACGCGGTCGAGGACCACTTGGCTGACGGTGCGGAGATGTTCGATGAAGCATAG
- a CDS encoding IclR family transcriptional regulator, translating to MGKRANNPVKSVVTTFDILQTLRRLDGAGVTELSNELELPKSSVYNYLSTLEQEEYVVKEDGTYYLGLRFLDLGRYVRQRNDLYETARPEMESIADETGELVNLLVEEHGQGVYVCRVRGDQAVNVAASTGHRVSLHNTGLGKAILAHLPEDRVDEIIDEHGMAADTEHSITDRDDLKAEFETIRDRGVAFDREERIGGLCCVAVPILDRDGRPIGALSVAGPTSRMKGDRFESELPELLESAANVIELNMTYS from the coding sequence ATGGGCAAACGAGCGAACAATCCCGTCAAATCGGTCGTCACGACGTTCGACATTCTCCAGACGTTGCGTCGGCTCGACGGAGCGGGCGTCACGGAGTTGTCGAACGAACTCGAGTTGCCGAAAAGCAGCGTCTACAACTATCTCAGTACGCTCGAGCAGGAGGAGTACGTCGTCAAGGAAGACGGGACGTACTATCTCGGACTCCGGTTTCTCGATCTCGGTCGATACGTGAGACAGCGCAACGATCTCTACGAGACGGCGCGTCCCGAAATGGAGTCGATCGCGGACGAAACCGGCGAACTGGTGAATCTACTGGTCGAAGAACACGGCCAGGGGGTTTACGTCTGCCGAGTACGGGGCGATCAAGCCGTCAACGTCGCGGCGAGCACCGGGCACCGCGTGTCGCTTCACAACACCGGACTCGGAAAGGCGATTCTGGCGCATTTACCGGAAGACCGCGTCGACGAGATCATCGACGAGCACGGGATGGCGGCCGACACGGAGCACTCGATCACCGATCGCGACGACCTCAAAGCCGAGTTCGAGACGATTCGGGACCGCGGCGTGGCGTTCGATCGCGAGGAACGCATCGGCGGGCTCTGCTGTGTCGCCGTTCCGATCCTGGATCGCGACGGTCGACCGATCGGTGCGCTCAGCGTCGCCGGGCCGACGAGTCGCATGAAGGGCGACCGGTTCGAGTCCGAACTCCCCGAACTGCTCGAGAGCGCCGCGAACGTGATCGAGTTGAACATGACCTATTCCTGA